Proteins from a genomic interval of Chloroflexota bacterium:
- a CDS encoding DUF559 domain-containing protein, which yields MHEAQADQDEARTELLEALGYRVLRFRNEDVERDIETVLRAIVDACR from the coding sequence ATCCACGAGGCGCAAGCGGATCAGGACGAAGCTCGGACGGAGCTCTTGGAGGCATTGGGATATCGGGTGCTTCGCTTTCGGAACGAGGACGTTGAGCGGGATATAGAAACAGTGCTGAGAGCTATTGTGGATGCATGCAGGTAA
- a CDS encoding type II toxin-antitoxin system VapB family antitoxin, which yields MRTNVVIDDELMAQAMKYTGLKTKRRDALLQFPIFTLGGMEIALKSAANFRLLRRRGITVRKTVDCLIATFAIENGFWLLHDDRDFDPFEKHLGLKVVR from the coding sequence ATGCGCACCAATGTCGTCATTGACGATGAGCTGATGGCCCAGGCCATGAAGTACACAGGCCTCAAAACGAAGAGACGCGACGCCCTCCTACAGTTCCCCATCTTCACCCTCGGCGGCATGGAAATCGCCCTCAAAAGCGCCGCAAACTTCCGCCTCCTGCGTCGTCGTGGAATCACAGTACGCAAGACGGTGGACTGCCTCATCGCCACATTCGCCATCGAGAACGGGTTTTGGTTATTGCATGACGACCGGGATTTCGATCCCTTTGAGAAGCACCTTGGTTTGAAGGTCGTTCGGTGA
- a CDS encoding triosephosphate isomerase: MMQRKPMAISNWKMAMTIAESLAWVRDFRDMAGDLLDAVDVVICPPYTALWAVAQALGDDRIQLGGQNIAPTDDPARTGEISAALLADVGCRWVLLGHWEVRRHLHDDDEIVNRKVHLALEAGLAPILLIGEAHDDPSPLEDALDRQLTAVLAGCTAEQVAGMAFVYEPEGAIGVTKPATPDHVVAGCAFIRGWLRGRWGDAVAGRVRIIYGGSVAPEYAAELLACPDVDGLGATRRGRDPATFTQIVHQIAQANV, encoded by the coding sequence GTGATGCAGCGTAAGCCCATGGCGATCTCCAACTGGAAGATGGCGATGACGATCGCCGAGAGCCTGGCCTGGGTCCGTGACTTCCGGGATATGGCGGGCGATCTGTTGGACGCCGTGGACGTGGTGATCTGTCCGCCGTACACGGCGTTGTGGGCAGTGGCCCAGGCGTTGGGCGACGACCGGATTCAGTTAGGGGGCCAAAACATCGCGCCGACGGATGATCCGGCGCGCACGGGCGAGATCTCGGCCGCGCTGCTGGCCGATGTGGGCTGTCGCTGGGTGTTGCTGGGGCACTGGGAGGTCCGCCGGCATCTGCACGATGATGACGAGATCGTGAACCGTAAGGTCCATCTGGCGCTGGAGGCCGGCTTGGCGCCCATTCTGCTCATCGGCGAGGCTCATGATGATCCGTCGCCGTTGGAAGACGCGCTGGATCGGCAATTGACCGCCGTGTTGGCGGGCTGCACGGCTGAGCAGGTGGCGGGGATGGCGTTCGTGTACGAGCCGGAGGGGGCGATCGGTGTGACGAAGCCGGCTACGCCCGATCACGTGGTGGCCGGATGCGCCTTCATCCGGGGGTGGCTGCGCGGCCGTTGGGGTGATGCGGTGGCCGGGCGCGTGCGCATCATCTACGGTGGCAGCGTGGCGCCCGAATACGCGGCCGAGTTGTTGGCCTGCCCGGATGTGGACGGCCTGGGTGCGACGCGGCGGGGCCGCGACCCCGCCACATTCACGCAAATCGTGCACCAAATCGCCCAGGCTAACGTTTGA
- a CDS encoding peptidase M19 codes for MLVIDAHLDLAWNALQWNRDLLLSVYTIRAQENRMSGPGRAQGTVALPEMRRGRVALSFATMLARSTGSSVPYLDYLSPLQAYGVALGQLAYYRALEREGHARIIVDVEGLDLHMAEWRAWETTGNSDPESTPPLGFVISMEGADPILSPDQLQEWWDAGLRVLGITHYGRGRYAGGTGTEEGLTDLGPALLAEMERVGMILDITHCSDQSFWQALERFHGPVLASHNNCRVLVPHQRQFSDEQIRALIERDGVIGVAFDVWMLQPGWVKGQSNENVTVSDVVDHIDHICQLAGNCRHVGLGTDLDGGFGREQSPCDLDTIADLQRLPALLAERGYSQDDIAAILHGNWLRLLRRAWSERA; via the coding sequence ATGCTGGTGATTGACGCACACCTGGATCTCGCCTGGAACGCGCTTCAGTGGAACCGGGACCTGTTGCTCTCGGTGTATACCATTCGCGCCCAGGAGAATCGGATGTCCGGCCCCGGGAGGGCGCAGGGCACGGTTGCGTTGCCGGAGATGCGTCGAGGGCGGGTGGCGTTGTCGTTTGCCACGATGTTGGCGCGCTCCACCGGTAGCTCCGTCCCCTACCTCGATTATCTCTCGCCGCTGCAGGCGTACGGAGTTGCCCTGGGGCAACTGGCGTACTATCGAGCGCTGGAGCGGGAGGGACATGCGCGGATCATCGTGGACGTGGAGGGGTTGGACCTCCACATGGCCGAGTGGCGGGCGTGGGAGACGACCGGCAACTCGGATCCCGAGTCCACCCCACCGCTGGGGTTCGTCATCAGCATGGAGGGGGCCGATCCTATCTTGAGCCCGGACCAGCTGCAGGAGTGGTGGGATGCGGGCCTGCGGGTGTTGGGGATCACCCATTACGGGCGGGGGCGCTATGCCGGCGGCACGGGCACAGAGGAGGGCCTCACCGATCTGGGGCCGGCGCTCCTGGCCGAGATGGAGCGGGTGGGCATGATCCTGGACATCACCCACTGCTCCGATCAGTCGTTCTGGCAGGCGCTGGAGAGGTTCCATGGCCCTGTGCTGGCCAGCCATAACAACTGTCGGGTGTTGGTGCCCCACCAGCGGCAGTTCAGCGATGAGCAGATCCGGGCGCTCATCGAGCGGGACGGGGTGATCGGCGTGGCCTTCGACGTCTGGATGCTTCAGCCGGGATGGGTGAAGGGCCAGAGCAACGAGAACGTCACCGTCTCCGATGTGGTGGATCACATTGACCATATCTGCCAGCTGGCGGGGAATTGTCGCCACGTCGGCCTGGGCACGGATTTGGACGGCGGGTTTGGGCGGGAGCAATCGCCGTGTGATCTGGACACCATCGCCGATCTGCAGAGGCTCCCGGCGCTGTTGGCCGAGCGTGGCTACAGCCAGGATGACATCGCCGCCATCCTGCACGGCAACTGGCTGCGGCTGCTGCGTCGGGCCTGGAGCGAGCGGGCGTGA